Part of the bacterium genome, ACTCAGGAAAAGTCGCTGACGAAAAATGGAGGTAATCGTTCAGTCCTTACTTGATTAGATGAGGGAGGGTGCGGGTTGGTCAGCACGATAGTTTTGCACAGCCTTCAACAGCAATTCTCGGTGAATTTTTAGAGACTGAATTCACCTATGTTGAGGAGAGATAGAGAAAAAAATTTTTCGTAAAGATTTTGAGAGGAAAATAAGGAATAATGAGTCTCTATCTAATTTTTCACCGAGAATTTCTGAGCCTTCAAAAAAATGCTTGACAAAAGAGCTGGTTCTAATTAAAATGTAACTATTCACCACGAAGGGCACGGAGAGCACGAAGTGAAATTTGATGAATTATCGAATAGAGTCATTGGATGCGCTATAGCGGTGCATCGAACTCTTGGGCCAGGTTTGCTTGAATCCACTTACGAACAATGCTTGGATAGAGAGATGGATCTATTAGGGATATCATTCAAACTACAGTTTCCTTTGTCTGTTGAGTATAAAGGCATAAAGAGGTTTGTTCTGTAACATCTTCGTGCTCTTCGTGCTCTTCGTGGTGAATAGTTACGGCAAATTTGCAAATTCTCTGAAAAACTTAAAACTAAAAGCGTAAAACCAAAAACCGTTGATAGTTGATAGTTAATAGTTTATAGTTTATAGTTGAAGGACTATAAACCATAAACTATAAACGAGTTTTGCATTTTGCTTTTTGGAGGAAATAGAGGTTTTAAATACCCGCTTAAAAACTACAGTTTCCTGGTTTTGCAGAACTCTATAATCCACCTAAAGAAAGGAGAAGAAGCTTTTATGGAAAGACCAGACGAGATTAAAAAATTAAGTAAAAAGATAGTAGAGTTAGAGAGAACAAATGCGGATTTAAAAAGAAATAATCAGGCAAAGTCTGAATTTGTTTCCATCGCATCTCATGAATTACGCACCCCACTTACCGTTATTAAAGGATATATTTCTTTACTTAAGCAGGAAGATATAGGTAATAATCCTGAAAAACGCCTGGATTTCCTTCATCGCATGGATGTTCAAACCAATCATATGATAAAATTAGTTAATAATCTTCTCAATGTATCCCGAATAGAAAGGGGTTGGTTTGGAATTTATCGAGATGTAATAGATATAGCTGTATTGGTAAAATCTGTGGTTGACAATCTAATCTCAACTACATCCATTCATCAATTCAGAATAAACTTTCCCTCAGATTTTCCTGTGATTATAGGAGATAAAGATAGATTAGAGGAAGTACTTACTAACTTGATTGATAATGGAATTAGATATTCACCACAAGGTGGTGAGATTATAATTGAAGGAATGGTAGAAGAAGATGAGGTGAAAATAATCGTTCAAGACCAGGGGATGGGTATTTCAGATGAATATTTACCTCATCTCTTTGAAAAATTCCAAAGAGTAGAACCACATCTTGTCAAAGGGACAGGTTTAGGACTGGCAATTAGTAAAGGGATTGTAGAAGCCCATGGTGGT contains:
- a CDS encoding GxxExxY protein, with translation MKFDELSNRVIGCAIAVHRTLGPGLLESTYEQCLDREMDLLGISFKLQFPLSVEYKGIKRFVL